One segment of Sphingomonas qomolangmaensis DNA contains the following:
- a CDS encoding nucleotidyltransferase family protein has translation MNNALCADKVPLQSSLDLLRWLGNGLTPAGEIPAVADWGSVLAAATATKTIGLLGRVAGDPAAGVPAIVAEQIVSARRDILLTNLRNFDWTIKTVNALQAGGIDPIVFKGALRSHHVYATWDARRSSDIDLLVRPEEYCHAQQILAADGMIALVSDTSIWWHRCLGESPYARPDSTSPIVDLHHRVQQPGGPYPRQMEEFFAASMVQNIGSNAIRTLSPHHALLVCAINYGKAVRARKPWLAEMHEFAWMTRSMTRDELTAVRNLAGRNNLQGLVDECLAVSKLLFASSGEASADFERAALSSIGHPASVRFERTSKLWHWMDGNLLRRGGLFTIALSRIARAELALRREGLSLPK, from the coding sequence ATGAACAACGCTCTCTGTGCCGACAAGGTGCCCCTGCAAAGTTCTTTGGATCTGCTGCGGTGGCTGGGAAACGGCCTAACGCCGGCTGGCGAAATACCAGCTGTCGCAGATTGGGGTTCGGTGCTTGCGGCCGCGACCGCAACCAAGACAATAGGATTGCTGGGCCGAGTGGCCGGCGATCCAGCAGCAGGGGTACCTGCCATCGTTGCGGAACAGATTGTAAGCGCCCGGCGCGATATCCTGCTGACCAATCTGCGGAATTTCGATTGGACGATAAAGACTGTAAACGCGCTTCAAGCGGGCGGAATCGACCCGATCGTGTTCAAAGGTGCACTTCGGTCCCACCATGTCTATGCAACATGGGACGCGCGGCGGTCGTCGGATATCGATTTGTTGGTGCGCCCCGAAGAGTATTGCCACGCACAGCAGATTCTAGCTGCCGACGGAATGATCGCGCTTGTTTCCGATACTTCGATCTGGTGGCATCGATGCCTGGGCGAATCGCCCTATGCACGCCCCGACAGCACCAGCCCCATTGTTGATCTGCATCACCGCGTGCAACAGCCCGGCGGCCCTTACCCCCGCCAGATGGAGGAGTTCTTCGCAGCCAGCATGGTCCAGAACATCGGTTCGAATGCGATCCGAACGCTCTCCCCGCATCACGCTTTGCTAGTCTGCGCGATCAATTACGGCAAGGCGGTACGCGCTCGAAAGCCGTGGCTGGCGGAAATGCATGAATTTGCGTGGATGACGCGATCTATGACGAGGGATGAGTTAACCGCAGTGAGGAACCTTGCTGGCCGGAATAATCTCCAGGGATTAGTGGATGAATGCCTAGCAGTGAGCAAACTGCTTTTCGCGAGTTCGGGCGAGGCATCGGCTGATTTCGAGCGGGCGGCGCTAAGTTCGATTGGACATCCTGCATCTGTGCGCTTCGAACGCACCAGTAAATTGTGGCATTGGATGGATGGCAACCTACTACGCCGCGGCGGCCTTTTCACGATCGCGCTCTCACGCATCGCAAGGGCAGAACTCGCTTTGCGCCGCGAAGGTCTGTCTCTACCGAAATAA
- a CDS encoding putative RiPP precursor codes for MELLGSFETLTKGGATGNALDAAFPTGTPFSELTFS; via the coding sequence ATGGAACTCCTTGGGTCGTTTGAGACCCTTACGAAGGGCGGCGCGACTGGTAACGCTCTCGATGCAGCGTTTCCTACGGGCACGCCTTTCAGCGAGCTGACCTTTTCCTAA
- a CDS encoding PqqD family protein, which translates to MARARYVANKDVVTCELDSGQALLNLRTSQYVKFNETAGLVWQWVQDGLTVDQMADQMCTMFDAERNQCSADIALLLGQLKEAGLVELEAE; encoded by the coding sequence ATGGCTCGCGCGCGGTACGTCGCGAACAAGGATGTCGTTACCTGCGAGCTCGATAGTGGCCAGGCGCTGTTGAACCTTCGTACAAGCCAATATGTGAAATTCAACGAGACGGCCGGACTTGTCTGGCAATGGGTGCAGGATGGTTTGACCGTCGATCAGATGGCTGACCAGATGTGCACCATGTTTGATGCTGAGCGTAATCAGTGCAGTGCCGATATCGCGCTGTTGCTGGGGCAGTTGAAAGAGGCGGGCCTTGTCGAGCTTGAGGCTGAATAG
- a CDS encoding lasso peptide biosynthesis B2 protein, translating to MLIVRIGLTLGSYRLVLRWIERYARPSRRPTAVLVLVWSVRHSAKLVPGASCLTQALAMRYLMLRAGEGCTIRIGVRETANRPFDAHAWVMYQGRVLIGGNEQDLAAFKPLVDL from the coding sequence TTGCTTATCGTTCGCATCGGGCTGACGCTAGGCTCCTATCGCTTGGTACTGCGGTGGATCGAGCGCTATGCACGTCCTAGCCGCCGTCCGACGGCGGTTTTGGTGCTCGTTTGGTCGGTGAGGCATTCCGCCAAGCTCGTCCCGGGCGCAAGCTGCCTCACTCAGGCGCTCGCGATGCGATACCTGATGCTGCGCGCGGGCGAGGGCTGCACGATCCGGATCGGCGTTCGCGAGACCGCGAATCGTCCATTCGATGCCCATGCCTGGGTTATGTATCAAGGGCGCGTGCTGATCGGCGGCAACGAACAGGATTTGGCAGCCTTTAAGCCACTGGTGGATTTGTGA
- a CDS encoding asparagine synthase-related protein, whose product MIHLMPDKSGVRVTWHDLGTEPNGLGPSLVFISPGTAIDFSAQMSAELGLSVASGTEAILLAAWAKWDVAMVDRLRGDFAFGIYDPAQGVVFLGRDIFGRAPLYYHLDGDGLVVAGTSRLVRAILGRSLARNEAFYADFVQGQFVEQSATFFEGLERLAPAHWMKIDRGGRELYRYWSPQSVRQHTTMPDAAERFQALFDHSVARAMGGGDALVLLSGGLDSSAILGSVMAANDGGLAPDCLTKTYRRTKDWVDEPYLRSLGAQYGVCPREIACDEHDPLADLDRWLDVLDGPYFSYGHSVTAHLLDIARGMGRLTLLSGHGGDEVVGYGIGRLNELAQQRQWLRLWREAPGLTALSGSSRLRVMRKYLTHYPRYRPFERLLQKQFPDTPSDEEASLSANLLAAMGENRYASQPAVNRGDHDEPTVHAEALNDVVQPLALETIGQCSRAAGVNTEMPFYDRDLVELTLSLPSEWKLRDGFTRYVMRRAMEGRLPRDVLLRQDKFDFTDAFVAGLIAHRHRALALTDNVDGSLDSYVNLPRLAAARAQLSRSERAITKADARFIWRCAVLAMWLKRYETSPPPPMMVPLTQGLIS is encoded by the coding sequence GTGATCCATCTGATGCCGGACAAATCGGGGGTTCGAGTAACCTGGCACGATTTGGGTACGGAACCGAACGGATTGGGCCCCAGTCTCGTGTTCATCTCGCCCGGCACCGCGATTGACTTCTCCGCGCAGATGTCCGCTGAGCTTGGCCTTTCGGTAGCTTCGGGAACCGAAGCAATATTGCTGGCCGCTTGGGCGAAATGGGACGTCGCGATGGTCGATCGCCTGCGCGGGGATTTCGCCTTCGGCATTTACGATCCCGCCCAAGGCGTAGTGTTCCTGGGCCGCGATATTTTCGGACGTGCGCCACTATATTATCATCTTGATGGGGATGGGCTCGTCGTCGCCGGAACGTCGCGGCTCGTCCGGGCAATCCTTGGGCGTTCGCTCGCGCGGAACGAGGCTTTCTATGCCGATTTTGTCCAGGGACAGTTCGTCGAGCAAAGCGCGACGTTTTTCGAAGGATTAGAACGCCTCGCACCTGCGCATTGGATGAAGATCGATCGGGGGGGCAGGGAGCTCTATCGGTACTGGTCGCCCCAAAGCGTCCGCCAGCACACAACGATGCCCGACGCTGCCGAGCGGTTTCAGGCATTGTTCGACCACTCGGTGGCGCGTGCGATGGGCGGTGGCGACGCGCTGGTGCTCCTTAGCGGCGGACTGGATTCCTCGGCCATTCTGGGGTCGGTCATGGCGGCAAACGATGGCGGGCTGGCCCCCGATTGCCTGACCAAAACCTATCGCCGCACCAAAGACTGGGTCGACGAGCCCTATCTGCGATCACTCGGGGCGCAATATGGGGTGTGCCCGCGCGAGATCGCCTGCGATGAACATGATCCCCTCGCTGATCTTGATCGCTGGCTGGATGTGCTTGACGGGCCATATTTTTCCTACGGCCATTCGGTAACAGCTCACCTACTGGATATAGCGAGGGGGATGGGGCGCCTCACTTTGTTGTCGGGGCATGGCGGCGACGAAGTGGTTGGCTATGGTATCGGGCGGCTCAACGAACTTGCACAACAACGGCAGTGGCTGCGGTTGTGGCGTGAGGCCCCTGGTCTGACTGCGCTATCGGGCTCGTCACGGCTGCGGGTAATGCGGAAATATCTCACGCATTATCCACGATATCGTCCGTTTGAACGACTTTTACAGAAGCAGTTTCCGGATACGCCGTCAGATGAGGAAGCATCGCTCTCGGCCAATTTGCTCGCCGCGATGGGTGAGAACCGATACGCGTCGCAGCCCGCCGTCAATCGCGGGGATCACGACGAACCTACCGTTCATGCCGAAGCGCTGAATGACGTGGTGCAGCCGCTTGCGCTCGAGACCATCGGACAATGCAGCCGCGCGGCCGGGGTAAATACCGAGATGCCATTCTACGATCGCGATTTGGTCGAGCTGACCTTGTCTTTGCCTTCTGAGTGGAAATTACGCGACGGTTTCACCCGCTATGTGATGCGGCGTGCGATGGAGGGCCGCCTGCCGCGGGACGTGCTGCTACGGCAGGACAAGTTCGATTTTACCGACGCCTTCGTAGCGGGGCTGATCGCGCACCGCCACCGAGCGTTAGCGTTGACTGACAATGTCGACGGCTCCTTGGATAGCTATGTGAACCTGCCGCGGCTAGCAGCCGCGCGCGCGCAATTGTCACGATCTGAGCGGGCCATCACGAAGGCGGATGCGCGTTTTATCTGGCGGTGCGCGGTACTAGCGATGTGGCTCAAGCGATATGAAACCAGTCCCCCGCCGCCTATGATGGTACCACTGACACAAGGATTAATATCTTGA
- a CDS encoding phosphoenolpyruvate carboxykinase (ATP): MNRYRAFGLLIESDFLLPELSIADSRDGPCDLRIVRADIGREIPEPNAQPVFDYEDPSGTVMIWPQVAGFRFRAPDLIEVEPAPNAKSELLAFPLLGPVMGWFLHLRGRMVLHASAVVWRGLAFGFLGDKLAGKSTTAAAFLRDGAQLLTDDLLVFAMDDPAVPLVQPAFAQLKLGDDSAAAVTIAGAKALPLVMDGFAKRQHRLHRLAAAPAACDALFILERGDGPAVIEWLDQKDAFLGLMRFGYNVRFANAPIAMQNRQRNFEQCVALARSLRFGVLRVPADLTRLDEVLEAVAESLAKPTTA; encoded by the coding sequence TTGAACCGATATCGGGCGTTCGGACTGCTGATCGAAAGCGATTTCCTGTTACCGGAGCTCAGCATTGCCGATTCGCGTGACGGGCCTTGCGATCTGCGGATCGTCCGCGCCGACATTGGTCGTGAAATCCCCGAACCAAATGCTCAGCCTGTGTTCGACTATGAAGACCCTTCGGGCACCGTGATGATCTGGCCGCAGGTTGCTGGATTTCGCTTTCGCGCGCCTGATCTTATCGAGGTCGAGCCCGCGCCGAATGCCAAGTCCGAACTGTTGGCATTTCCGCTGCTTGGCCCGGTGATGGGTTGGTTTCTGCATCTGCGTGGTCGGATGGTGCTCCACGCCAGCGCAGTCGTCTGGCGCGGGCTCGCATTTGGCTTTTTGGGCGATAAGCTGGCGGGGAAGTCAACCACAGCGGCGGCGTTTCTGCGCGATGGGGCGCAACTGCTGACCGACGACCTGCTGGTATTTGCCATGGACGATCCTGCCGTACCGTTGGTTCAGCCGGCCTTTGCCCAGTTGAAGCTTGGCGATGATAGTGCTGCAGCCGTCACGATCGCCGGTGCAAAAGCATTGCCGTTGGTAATGGACGGCTTCGCCAAGCGCCAGCATCGGCTGCATCGGCTGGCGGCTGCACCTGCGGCTTGCGACGCTTTGTTCATACTCGAACGCGGTGATGGCCCTGCGGTCATCGAATGGCTGGACCAAAAGGATGCGTTTCTAGGATTGATGCGGTTCGGCTATAATGTGCGCTTTGCTAACGCCCCGATCGCGATGCAAAATCGCCAGCGCAACTTCGAGCAGTGCGTGGCGCTTGCCCGGTCGCTTCGCTTCGGCGTCTTGCGTGTGCCCGCAGACCTGACTCGTCTCGACGAGGTGCTGGAAGCAGTCGCGGAATCGCTTGCGAAGCCGACGACGGCATGA
- a CDS encoding ABC transporter ATP-binding protein, giving the protein MIRDFLVVSRFLWRTTHGQIAWVILLSLITAATEGVSIMMLIPIVAIASPDSSARAGDIPLIGDLLVRLSTSLPILLAIFVLLVAFQSLLNYAKNVFALTLMQIASDRLKHDLFKAVSAARWDVIAKRRLSDINQALISGIPRCMTAANAALMLMQGMLLIGIYIVVAALLSWQMALFAAMVGGGLLAVMYPIRRRASRFGQDLTGLFEQQSHTTLEFLNGIRLAKTFLAEGRFVRSFDRHLVEIRTNTLRFFTTNAVGTLIFQLGVAVIAALFVYLAMVHFALGLGEVAVLLLIFARLTPRFNALQEQSQSFLSNAPAYGHYTDMLRYFASGREADVGASEPPRLTRMIELRDLTMQFDADAPPSLNRINVQIEAGRVTALVGASGSGKSTLADIVTGLITPTSGQLLIDDVAIDQSNRRAWRSRVATVPQDALLFNATLRENLALGRPGASEADLWQALERAQIADFIRALPDALDTQVGDRGTRFSGGERQRVALARALLSRPEILILDEATSALDIDNQQRVAAAIAGLRDGRLTILLIAHQPMITNIADVRIMLEHGMVVTGTDSLLPDG; this is encoded by the coding sequence ATGATCCGGGACTTTCTGGTCGTTTCTCGCTTCTTGTGGCGAACGACCCATGGCCAGATCGCATGGGTCATCTTGTTGTCGCTCATCACCGCCGCGACGGAGGGGGTGTCGATCATGATGCTAATCCCGATCGTGGCTATTGCCAGCCCTGATAGCTCAGCGCGTGCGGGCGACATCCCGCTGATCGGCGATTTGCTAGTTCGGCTGTCCACGAGCTTGCCAATTCTGCTGGCAATCTTCGTTCTATTAGTAGCGTTCCAGTCGCTGCTGAATTATGCGAAAAACGTATTTGCTTTGACGCTTATGCAGATCGCATCCGACCGGCTCAAGCATGACCTGTTCAAGGCGGTATCCGCGGCTCGCTGGGATGTGATTGCCAAGCGTCGACTGTCGGACATCAACCAAGCGCTAATCAGTGGCATCCCGCGCTGCATGACCGCGGCCAACGCCGCGCTGATGCTGATGCAAGGAATGTTGCTGATCGGCATTTACATCGTTGTGGCTGCGCTGCTGTCTTGGCAGATGGCGTTGTTCGCGGCGATGGTGGGCGGCGGGCTGCTCGCGGTAATGTACCCGATCCGCCGTCGGGCGAGCCGTTTCGGCCAGGATTTGACCGGATTGTTCGAACAGCAATCGCATACCACGCTGGAGTTTCTGAACGGCATCCGCCTGGCGAAGACATTTTTGGCTGAGGGGCGGTTCGTTCGGTCGTTCGATCGGCATTTGGTTGAAATCCGCACCAATACGCTTCGATTTTTTACGACGAATGCGGTTGGGACGTTGATATTTCAACTGGGCGTAGCCGTGATCGCGGCATTGTTCGTTTATCTAGCGATGGTGCATTTTGCCCTTGGATTGGGCGAGGTAGCGGTACTCTTGCTGATCTTCGCGCGCCTGACCCCGCGATTTAACGCGCTTCAGGAACAGAGCCAGTCGTTCCTATCGAACGCTCCCGCATACGGCCATTATACTGATATGCTGCGCTATTTTGCGTCCGGGCGCGAAGCCGACGTCGGCGCCAGCGAGCCGCCGCGCCTGACGCGCATGATCGAGCTGCGCGATCTAACGATGCAGTTCGATGCCGATGCACCGCCCTCGCTGAATCGGATCAATGTGCAGATCGAAGCAGGTCGCGTTACCGCGCTGGTCGGCGCATCGGGCAGCGGGAAGAGCACGCTGGCGGACATTGTGACTGGGCTGATAACCCCGACGTCGGGTCAGTTGCTGATCGACGACGTCGCGATCGATCAAAGCAACCGGCGGGCATGGCGCAGTCGGGTGGCGACGGTGCCTCAAGATGCCTTGTTGTTCAATGCGACCCTACGCGAAAACCTGGCGCTGGGCAGGCCCGGCGCGAGCGAGGCGGATCTTTGGCAAGCCCTGGAACGCGCGCAGATCGCCGACTTTATTCGGGCGCTGCCCGATGCTTTAGATACGCAGGTGGGCGACCGCGGGACCCGGTTTTCGGGCGGCGAGCGTCAACGCGTGGCCCTAGCCCGCGCATTGTTGAGCCGGCCCGAGATACTGATCCTCGATGAAGCAACCAGCGCGCTTGATATTGACAACCAGCAGCGTGTCGCGGCGGCGATTGCCGGGCTTAGGGATGGGCGTCTCACGATCCTATTGATTGCGCATCAACCGATGATCACAAATATTGCCGACGTGCGCATCATGTTGGAACACGGCATGGTGGTTACAGGGACAGACTCGCTGTTGCCCGATGGGTGA
- a CDS encoding glycosyltransferase gives MPDHAMVVTDRLIASAVTICMCTFRRPAAFDALRSFEKLAGIPPNAVELVVVDNDETDVLRAKFEAVAQCYPYPLRYIHAPAQNISIARNAALNATTTRWLAFIDDDETADPNWLSALLEYRDQAETVIGQCIAVYGLDLPVWTARCDFHSNRIQGDATNAYTSNALLDMDFVRRHGLRFRVELGRTGGEDSIFFRQMKEAGGRIIYCPQAVVYEPVPQTRATMTWVRRRMYRAGQTHGLLCREFDPKAYRNLWLTAGAKMVVSAAMVLITVPGSTPSRRWFARTMLHAGAARYRLKPAMLEEYA, from the coding sequence ATGCCTGATCACGCAATGGTGGTAACCGATCGTTTGATTGCGAGTGCAGTCACCATCTGCATGTGTACCTTTAGGCGCCCCGCTGCCTTTGACGCACTTAGGTCCTTCGAAAAGCTTGCCGGCATTCCGCCCAATGCGGTCGAGCTGGTTGTGGTCGATAATGACGAAACTGACGTTCTGCGGGCCAAGTTCGAAGCGGTTGCGCAATGCTACCCCTACCCTTTGCGCTACATCCATGCACCCGCGCAAAACATCTCGATCGCACGCAACGCGGCGCTGAATGCCACAACAACGCGTTGGCTGGCCTTTATCGATGACGATGAGACTGCCGACCCGAACTGGCTTTCGGCACTGCTGGAGTACCGCGACCAAGCGGAAACCGTGATCGGTCAGTGCATCGCCGTTTATGGGCTTGACCTTCCTGTCTGGACCGCACGGTGCGATTTCCATTCCAACCGTATCCAGGGCGATGCCACCAACGCCTATACCAGCAACGCCCTGCTCGACATGGATTTCGTACGCCGTCACGGGCTGCGGTTCCGCGTCGAACTTGGGCGGACCGGGGGTGAAGACAGCATCTTCTTTCGTCAAATGAAGGAAGCGGGTGGGCGTATCATCTATTGCCCGCAAGCGGTGGTTTATGAGCCCGTGCCGCAAACGCGCGCAACGATGACTTGGGTGCGCAGGCGGATGTACCGGGCGGGTCAGACCCACGGCCTGCTGTGCCGGGAGTTTGATCCGAAGGCATATCGCAACCTGTGGCTGACTGCCGGGGCAAAAATGGTAGTCAGTGCGGCTATGGTGCTCATCACGGTTCCCGGCAGCACGCCATCACGTCGCTGGTTTGCTCGTACCATGTTGCACGCCGGGGCTGCACGATACCGGCTGAAGCCGGCAATGCTCGAAGAATATGCCTGA
- a CDS encoding O-antigen ligase family protein, translating to MVTRIQAGSLARVRTEPESWLRFNRASPVIDSLFAAYVAGSVIFATILQSLTPILIALATPLYCLLRWERVATVLLRCWPILLLPAFALTSALWSEAPAATLRYGIFYLLTIMPALFIGAGSDRLASLKGMFAIFAIYTFASLVFGRYVSWGVSGIAFAGLAGSKNMSGDLAALTMLLATTFGIWAMGQRRLVLAGFAVLTLLAALYALFASKATGALLAAGMAIPCILLWTASRRLPVGLRTAIFALTVLIAIGVAASASYWMAPLFDMVLENSGKDQGLTGRDFLWSMADRLIVERPLLGGGYRHFWLESNLDAQYVWREMMVPAGGGGFNFHNTPRDILVDLGIVGLILFTMVMIGGTFLTMFRTMLEPYYMGIFLCALIVFQAPRLFFELVAFQNMHYSTLLVFMILAYGVRPAKVSQAEHA from the coding sequence ATGGTGACCCGCATCCAAGCGGGATCATTGGCCCGCGTTCGAACGGAGCCCGAGTCCTGGCTTCGATTTAACCGCGCTTCGCCAGTGATTGACAGCTTGTTTGCGGCCTATGTCGCTGGCAGCGTGATTTTCGCCACGATATTGCAATCGCTGACGCCTATCTTAATCGCGCTTGCGACCCCGCTTTATTGCTTGCTGCGCTGGGAGCGGGTGGCGACCGTGCTGCTGCGGTGCTGGCCGATCCTGTTGCTGCCAGCGTTCGCCCTGACGTCGGCCCTGTGGTCCGAGGCACCTGCAGCGACGCTGCGCTACGGCATATTCTACCTGCTCACGATTATGCCAGCGCTCTTCATCGGGGCGGGCAGCGACCGGTTGGCCTCTCTGAAGGGTATGTTCGCTATTTTCGCGATCTACACCTTTGCCAGCCTGGTGTTTGGCAGATACGTCAGCTGGGGTGTCAGCGGCATAGCCTTTGCCGGTTTGGCCGGTTCGAAAAACATGTCGGGCGATCTGGCGGCTTTGACGATGCTGTTGGCGACCACCTTCGGCATCTGGGCAATGGGCCAACGACGGTTGGTTTTGGCTGGTTTTGCCGTGCTTACTCTGCTTGCAGCGCTCTACGCGCTATTTGCTAGCAAAGCGACCGGCGCGCTTCTTGCTGCCGGAATGGCGATACCGTGCATCTTGCTATGGACTGCGTCGCGTCGGCTGCCGGTCGGGCTGAGGACCGCGATATTTGCGCTAACCGTGCTAATTGCAATCGGCGTTGCTGCGAGTGCCAGCTACTGGATGGCGCCGTTATTCGACATGGTACTAGAAAACAGTGGCAAGGATCAGGGTCTTACGGGCCGCGACTTCCTGTGGAGCATGGCCGACAGGCTAATCGTCGAAAGGCCGCTGCTCGGCGGCGGCTATCGCCACTTTTGGCTAGAGAGCAATCTAGACGCGCAATATGTCTGGCGTGAGATGATGGTCCCCGCCGGGGGAGGGGGGTTTAATTTTCATAATACTCCGCGCGACATTCTGGTCGATCTGGGTATCGTCGGCTTAATACTTTTCACGATGGTGATGATTGGTGGCACATTCCTGACGATGTTTAGGACGATGCTTGAACCCTATTATATGGGGATTTTCCTTTGTGCACTCATAGTGTTTCAGGCACCAAGGTTGTTTTTTGAACTCGTTGCGTTTCAAAATATGCATTATTCAACGCTGCTGGTCTTCATGATCTTGGCCTATGGCGTTCGCCCCGCCAAAGTGTCGCAGGCCGAGCATGCCTGA
- a CDS encoding polysaccharide biosynthesis/export family protein produces MHLIYHVRRILMATLILGLSACSGSLPPPGSAAYTATEYRLAAGDRLRITVFGEENLSREYVVSSAGDLSFPLLGDIRASGTTVTELQAQLVTALAKGYINDPRVNAEVLTYRPFYILGEVKNPGEYKFSDRLTFTQAVALAGGFTYRADQRRVFIRRAAGGQEETYVLSSDRPVYIAPGDTIRVGERYF; encoded by the coding sequence ATGCACCTGATTTACCACGTCCGCCGCATCTTGATGGCAACGCTTATCCTCGGTCTCTCGGCATGTTCTGGCAGTTTGCCTCCCCCTGGAAGCGCCGCCTATACGGCAACCGAATACCGGTTGGCTGCTGGCGACCGTCTCCGGATTACCGTGTTTGGCGAAGAAAATTTGTCGCGCGAATATGTCGTCTCGTCAGCAGGCGATTTGTCGTTCCCGCTACTCGGCGATATCCGCGCATCGGGAACGACCGTAACGGAATTGCAGGCACAGCTCGTCACTGCTCTCGCCAAAGGCTATATCAACGATCCGCGCGTTAATGCCGAGGTATTAACCTACCGCCCCTTCTACATCTTGGGCGAGGTTAAAAACCCGGGGGAGTATAAATTCAGCGATCGCCTTACGTTCACACAGGCAGTAGCGCTGGCGGGCGGCTTCACCTATCGCGCTGATCAGCGCCGCGTATTTATCCGACGTGCCGCCGGCGGCCAGGAGGAGACCTACGTCCTTTCCTCCGATCGCCCTGTCTATATTGCGCCTGGTGACACAATCCGGGTGGGCGAGCGGTATTTCTAA
- a CDS encoding glycosyltransferase family 2 protein gives MSFAIACYNAGEYLAPAVASALAQTGVSVEVLIVDDGSTDGSVAVAEGLARADARVRLFRTKTNSGPAGARNIALAEMRGSWFAVLDADDLILPNRSRTLIDLAERESADFVADNLTVFGKDVVEKPFLSHPISKGWRRLTLDTYFAQSRLLSDTPNPGFLKPMVRRRVIEAAALRYNERLMIGEDDELVVRLLASGYTYFVLNMPLYRYRKHGASISHRLSLDHAERMMAAEHRIRDLIGPELAARPSYYGRWLAMVRGLAFTRSIDLLKRRRPLAAALALLREPAAIPLYREPLMSALRQLIRRAKLR, from the coding sequence GTGAGTTTCGCAATCGCTTGCTATAATGCCGGCGAATATCTTGCCCCGGCGGTAGCCTCAGCGCTTGCTCAGACCGGCGTCAGCGTAGAAGTTCTCATCGTCGACGACGGCAGCACTGATGGCAGCGTTGCGGTTGCCGAAGGATTGGCTCGCGCGGACGCCCGAGTCAGGTTGTTCCGGACCAAGACCAACTCGGGACCGGCAGGCGCGCGAAACATCGCGCTGGCGGAAATGCGCGGATCTTGGTTTGCCGTGCTCGATGCCGATGACTTGATACTACCCAACCGTAGTCGCACGCTGATCGACCTTGCCGAACGCGAGAGCGCCGATTTCGTCGCTGACAACCTCACGGTCTTTGGTAAAGACGTTGTCGAAAAGCCCTTCCTTTCGCACCCGATCAGTAAGGGTTGGCGCAGGCTCACCCTTGATACCTATTTTGCCCAGTCGCGCCTACTTTCAGACACACCCAACCCCGGATTTCTCAAACCGATGGTCCGTCGGCGCGTGATCGAAGCGGCAGCGCTTCGCTACAACGAACGACTCATGATTGGCGAGGATGATGAACTGGTCGTCCGCCTGCTTGCATCCGGATACACCTATTTCGTCCTCAACATGCCCCTGTACCGCTATCGGAAGCACGGCGCTTCGATCTCGCACCGGCTCTCGCTCGACCACGCTGAACGGATGATGGCGGCCGAACACAGGATTCGCGACCTCATCGGTCCTGAGCTGGCTGCACGACCATCCTATTACGGTCGCTGGCTAGCTATGGTGCGCGGCCTTGCCTTCACCCGGTCCATAGACTTGTTGAAGCGCCGCCGTCCTCTGGCAGCGGCGTTGGCGCTGCTGCGCGAACCCGCGGCGATCCCGCTTTACCGCGAGCCGCTGATGAGCGCGTTGCGACAGCTGATAAGACGTGCCAAACTGAGATGA